Proteins encoded within one genomic window of Streptomyces sp. NBC_01314:
- a CDS encoding FHA domain-containing protein, which produces MPTCPNGHQSGSDDWCEVCGHRMAGAVPPPPPPPPPGAGYGYPPPGSPPPPPGPGGPGGPGGRPHLAAEPELCPQCRTPREGGAPFCEECRWNFLTNTATTYTPAAPRPGSPGPGAGPGHGPGGPGQGPGPGPGAGGNPALRFQQQPPPPPSYGGGGDGYDYQGSRPSQVNRPAEPIPPGPPYGGEPSGPGGPGGPGGNGGFGGPAGPGGPGGPGGPGRPGGPGGPGGQSGPGGPSGFGGGPSGQPGRPGPGQSGRPGPSAFGGDPSRPGPSGFGGDPSRPDPSGFGGDPSRPGPSAFGGDPSRPDPSGFGGDPSRSVPPPPGPTPGGPGGPGGPGGAGFPGGSGFPGGPGPGGHGGQGPGGGQGGPHGGQGPGGAPQSFQQAGQPAPPAFPQETRRPHPGGPGGPGGPGGPGPGGPGGPGGGPSFGADDDWVISPPSTGPGGSGGPGGPGGPGGPGGYDYPQPGVTQAPPGPAYPQAPTTWSATIGPDRDYFMAMMQRSGPEATGLNLPAYSPEQRRALTGNQITIGRRRHSTGDTPDIDLSVPPEDPGVSHQHAVLVQQPDGNWAVVDQNSTNGTTVNGSEDPIQPFVPIPLQDGDRVHVGAWTTITIRRG; this is translated from the coding sequence ATGCCGACCTGCCCGAACGGACACCAGTCGGGTTCCGACGACTGGTGCGAGGTCTGCGGTCACCGTATGGCCGGTGCCGTACCCCCGCCGCCACCACCGCCGCCCCCGGGCGCCGGTTACGGATATCCGCCGCCCGGTTCACCTCCCCCGCCTCCGGGTCCGGGTGGCCCCGGGGGTCCCGGTGGACGCCCGCACCTCGCCGCCGAGCCGGAACTCTGCCCGCAGTGCCGCACGCCCCGCGAGGGCGGCGCGCCGTTCTGCGAGGAGTGCCGGTGGAACTTCCTGACCAACACCGCGACGACGTACACCCCGGCCGCGCCCCGGCCGGGATCCCCCGGACCCGGCGCGGGTCCGGGTCACGGCCCCGGCGGCCCCGGTCAGGGCCCCGGCCCTGGTCCCGGTGCCGGTGGGAACCCGGCACTCCGGTTCCAGCAGCAGCCGCCGCCCCCGCCGTCCTACGGCGGCGGCGGTGACGGGTACGACTACCAGGGCTCCCGCCCCTCACAGGTGAACCGCCCCGCCGAGCCGATCCCGCCGGGACCGCCGTACGGCGGAGAGCCGTCGGGCCCGGGTGGGCCCGGCGGTCCGGGTGGAAACGGTGGGTTCGGCGGTCCTGCCGGCCCTGGGGGTCCTGGCGGCCCCGGTGGCCCCGGCCGCCCGGGTGGGCCCGGCGGTCCCGGTGGCCAGTCGGGGCCGGGGGGTCCCTCCGGGTTCGGCGGCGGCCCTTCGGGTCAGCCCGGCCGGCCCGGCCCGGGGCAGTCCGGCCGGCCCGGTCCGTCCGCGTTCGGCGGTGACCCTTCGCGACCTGGGCCCTCGGGCTTCGGCGGTGACCCTTCACGTCCCGACCCTTCAGGCTTCGGCGGCGACCCCTCAAGGCCCGGCCCGTCGGCCTTCGGCGGCGATCCTTCCCGTCCCGACCCCTCGGGCTTCGGCGGCGATCCTTCCCGATCGGTTCCTCCGCCGCCCGGCCCCACGCCGGGTGGACCCGGTGGGCCTGGCGGCCCCGGTGGGGCCGGTTTCCCCGGTGGGTCTGGTTTCCCCGGCGGTCCCGGGCCCGGCGGTCACGGCGGCCAGGGGCCCGGCGGCGGCCAGGGCGGCCCCCATGGTGGTCAGGGTCCCGGTGGGGCGCCCCAGTCGTTCCAGCAGGCGGGGCAGCCGGCTCCGCCCGCCTTCCCGCAGGAGACCCGGCGACCGCATCCCGGGGGTCCTGGCGGTCCCGGTGGACCGGGTGGTCCCGGCCCCGGGGGTCCTGGCGGTCCCGGTGGCGGCCCGTCCTTCGGTGCCGACGACGACTGGGTGATCTCCCCGCCGTCGACCGGTCCCGGCGGATCCGGTGGTCCGGGTGGACCCGGCGGCCCTGGCGGTCCCGGTGGCTACGACTACCCGCAGCCCGGCGTCACCCAGGCCCCGCCCGGCCCCGCGTACCCGCAGGCGCCGACGACCTGGAGCGCGACCATCGGCCCGGACCGCGACTACTTCATGGCGATGATGCAGCGCTCGGGCCCCGAGGCCACGGGTCTGAACCTGCCCGCGTACTCCCCGGAGCAGCGGCGCGCCCTCACCGGCAACCAGATCACCATCGGGCGCCGCCGACACTCGACCGGCGACACCCCCGACATCGATCTCTCGGTGCCGCCGGAGGACCCGGGCGTCTCCCACCAGCACGCGGTGCTGGTGCAGCAGCCCGACGGCAACTGGGCGGTCGTCGACCAGAACTCCACGAACGGAACCACCGTCAACGGTTCCGAGGACCCCATCCAGCCATTCGTCCCGATCCCCCTTCAGGACGGGGACCGGGTACACGTGGGCGCGTGGACGACGATCACGATCCGCCGGGGCTGA
- a CDS encoding VWA domain-containing protein, which translates to MANFSKSNVPQFSVEVYQNEYLPEGGREVNAIVTVSATGGGTIGTAVAAPHLYSPGQGPSAAVALMVDCSGSMDYPPTKMRNARDATAAAIDTLRDGVHFAVIDGTHVAREVYPGNGRLAVADSATRDQAKQALRRLSAGGGTAIGTWLKLADRLLASADVAIRHGILLTDGRNEHESPEDLKAALDACAGRFTCDARGVGTDWEVKEVTQIASALLGTADIVADPAALSADFTQMMEAAMGKEVADVALRLWTPVGTQIKFVKQVAPTVEQLTDRRIEAGPRAGDYPTGSWGDESRDYHVCVEVPAASLGQEMLAARVSLVIPQPDGTAQNLGAQGLVKALWTDDMVASTSINPQVAHYTGQAELAQVIQQGLDARKSGDFDGATAKLGRAVQLASASGNADTAKLLAKVVDVVDAATGTVRLKAKVTEADEMTLETRSTKTVRVKK; encoded by the coding sequence ATGGCCAATTTCTCGAAGTCGAACGTGCCGCAGTTCTCGGTCGAGGTGTACCAGAACGAGTACCTGCCGGAAGGCGGCCGCGAGGTCAACGCCATCGTGACGGTCAGCGCGACCGGCGGCGGCACCATCGGCACCGCGGTCGCCGCGCCGCACCTCTACTCGCCCGGCCAGGGACCGTCCGCCGCCGTGGCGCTCATGGTCGACTGCTCGGGGTCGATGGACTACCCGCCGACCAAGATGCGCAACGCCCGGGACGCCACGGCCGCCGCGATCGACACCCTGCGGGACGGCGTCCACTTCGCGGTGATCGACGGCACCCATGTGGCCCGGGAGGTCTACCCCGGCAACGGCCGGCTCGCGGTCGCCGACTCCGCCACCCGGGACCAGGCCAAGCAGGCGCTGCGCAGGCTCAGCGCGGGCGGCGGCACCGCCATCGGCACCTGGCTGAAGCTCGCGGACCGGCTGCTCGCCTCGGCGGACGTCGCCATACGCCACGGCATCCTGCTCACCGACGGCCGCAACGAGCACGAGTCCCCGGAGGATCTGAAGGCCGCGCTGGACGCCTGTGCCGGACGGTTCACGTGTGACGCGCGTGGAGTGGGTACCGACTGGGAGGTCAAGGAGGTCACCCAGATCGCCTCCGCGCTCCTCGGCACCGCCGACATCGTCGCCGACCCAGCCGCCCTGTCCGCCGACTTCACGCAGATGATGGAGGCGGCCATGGGCAAGGAGGTCGCGGACGTCGCCCTGCGGCTGTGGACCCCGGTCGGCACACAGATCAAGTTCGTGAAGCAAGTGGCGCCCACGGTCGAGCAGTTGACCGACCGTCGCATCGAGGCCGGACCGCGCGCCGGGGACTACCCGACCGGCTCGTGGGGAGACGAGTCCCGCGACTACCACGTGTGCGTCGAGGTACCGGCCGCCTCCCTGGGCCAGGAGATGCTGGCCGCCCGCGTCTCCCTCGTCATCCCCCAGCCCGACGGCACCGCGCAGAACCTCGGCGCCCAGGGCCTGGTGAAGGCCCTGTGGACCGACGACATGGTCGCGTCCACGTCGATCAACCCCCAGGTCGCGCACTACACGGGCCAGGCCGAACTGGCGCAAGTCATCCAGCAAGGTCTGGATGCTCGCAAATCCGGTGATTTCGACGGAGCAACGGCCAAGCTGGGGCGGGCCGTTCAACTCGCCAGCGCGTCGGGGAACGCGGATACTGCGAAACTGCTTGCGAAGGTGGTGGACGTGGTCGACGCGGCGACAGGTACTGTGCGACTGAAGGCGAAGGTCACGGAGGCCGACGAGATGACTCTCGAAACGCGGTCGACAAAGACTGTTCGTGTAAAGAAGTAG
- a CDS encoding PP2C family serine/threonine-protein phosphatase: protein MMSQMPQPTALTKCPICEWPLASDDRFCGACGHDLSAVPAPPEDQPTVTLNGTTGDAPDEATPVDWPLASQPSTDTPPPVVRPTDIPGTDSGGGELPGPGRGVRFDRPREPDEYPLAAPQPPDPRTADLATPPAGTKVCVACRAGHVDRDGYCENCGHAQPRERDHMELELGAVAAVSDRGLRHHRNEDSFAISSTALPDGSPAVVAIVCDGVSSATRPDDASLAAARVANETVLDSLPRGTHPQQALHDAIVAAAAAVNALAEEPETAQEHAPHQNAPACTIVGSVVTPSLLVVGWVGDSRAYWVPVDRSAPPARLTEDDSWAAQMVSAGLMSEAEAYADERAHAITGWLGADAYELEPHTASFKPDRPGVVVVCTDGLWNYAEAAEEMAEAVPLDAAERPLHCAQVLVGRALDGGGHDNVTVAVLPFPAPPQGAGSA from the coding sequence TTGATGTCGCAGATGCCCCAGCCGACCGCGCTGACGAAGTGCCCGATCTGCGAGTGGCCCCTCGCCTCGGACGACCGCTTCTGCGGTGCGTGCGGCCATGACCTCTCGGCGGTGCCCGCACCGCCGGAGGACCAGCCGACCGTCACCCTGAACGGGACGACGGGTGACGCGCCCGACGAGGCCACGCCCGTGGACTGGCCCCTCGCCTCCCAGCCCAGCACCGACACGCCCCCGCCGGTGGTCCGCCCCACCGACATCCCGGGCACCGACTCCGGCGGCGGCGAACTGCCCGGTCCGGGGCGGGGCGTACGGTTCGACCGGCCCCGCGAGCCCGACGAGTACCCGCTGGCCGCGCCCCAGCCGCCGGATCCGCGCACCGCCGACCTCGCCACCCCGCCGGCCGGCACGAAGGTGTGCGTGGCCTGCCGCGCGGGCCATGTCGACCGGGACGGCTACTGCGAGAACTGCGGGCACGCCCAGCCACGCGAACGTGACCACATGGAACTGGAGTTGGGCGCGGTGGCCGCGGTCAGCGACCGAGGCCTGCGCCACCACCGCAACGAGGACTCGTTCGCGATCTCCTCGACCGCGCTGCCGGACGGCTCCCCCGCGGTCGTCGCGATCGTCTGCGACGGCGTGTCCTCCGCGACCCGCCCCGACGACGCCTCGCTCGCCGCGGCCCGCGTCGCCAACGAGACCGTGCTGGACTCGCTGCCGCGCGGCACCCATCCGCAGCAGGCGTTGCACGACGCGATCGTCGCCGCCGCAGCCGCCGTCAACGCCCTGGCGGAGGAGCCGGAGACGGCCCAGGAGCACGCCCCGCACCAGAACGCGCCGGCGTGCACCATCGTCGGCTCCGTCGTCACACCGAGCCTGCTGGTCGTCGGCTGGGTCGGCGACAGCCGCGCCTACTGGGTCCCGGTGGACCGGAGCGCACCCCCGGCCCGGCTCACCGAGGACGACTCGTGGGCGGCACAGATGGTGTCCGCGGGACTGATGAGCGAGGCCGAGGCGTACGCCGACGAGCGCGCCCACGCGATCACCGGCTGGCTCGGCGCGGACGCGTACGAACTGGAGCCGCACACCGCTTCCTTCAAACCGGACCGGCCGGGTGTGGTGGTGGTGTGCACCGACGGACTGTGGAACTACGCGGAGGCCGCCGAGGAGATGGCCGAGGCCGTGCCCCTCGACGCGGCCGAGCGACCGCTGCACTGCGCGCAGGTTCTGGTCGGCCGGGCCCTCGACGGCGGTGGCCACGACAACGTAACAGTGGCCGTCCTGCCGTTCCCGGCCCCTCCTCAGGGGGCAGGATCGGCCTGA
- a CDS encoding tetratricopeptide repeat protein: MGGGELYCDTCGLAPVVSASGMVNSPPTGITGGGRGSRGSGSSSSRASRSSARSSQSRRSVSGRLSRALSGRTTGRSVSVRSSGKTAGSSGRARLGVGLVQVPDVPRPDPRAMVLETAEVPERKRFCSRSDCGAPVGRARGERPGRTEGFCTKCGHPYSFVPKLHSGDIVRGQYEVVGCLAHGGLGWVYLAIDRAVSDRWVVLKGLLDTGDQDAMAAAISERRFLAEIEHSNIVRIYNFVEHLDQHTGSLDGYIVMEYVGGKSLKEIANDRRTPDGRRDPLPVEQACAYGIEALEALGHLHSRNLLYCDFKVDNAIQTEDQLKLIDMGAVRRMDDDESAIYGTVGYQAPEVADVGPSVASDLYTVARTLAVLTFDFQGYTNVFVDSLPDPDNIEVFRQYESFYRLLVRATDPDPARRFASAQEMSEQLTGVLREVVSLQTGRARPALSTIFGPEVKVTDTELFAKLDRDVSRLGTRVIPVAKGLRRGTVATARNGGSASAPPATNGGSPSASLVGSGGSPSGTPAPLTGGAAVPVRLTRELDTAAAALALPVPRVDPGDPNAGFLAGLMTSAPTELITALHSAPSGSLELRLRELRARLEMGEFTIALATLDALERDHPDDWRVVWYRGVTALATGDHENAALSFDAIYDAFPGEPAPKLALGLCAEVLGQLDNAAEYYRLVWTTDPSFVSTAFGLARVRLTAGDRQNAVHTLESVPEASIHYTAARVAAVRARLRHRTEATLGSGAVLPGAVSPGAAPSGSVPDTPFLDDLTAAAGQVEALGGYGLDAVRREQLSTEVLGCALDWVLSGGQGAAPPAGGRVLLGSALDERGLRFGLERSYRTLARLAQGGEERIDLVERANRYRPRTWV, from the coding sequence ATGGGCGGCGGCGAGCTGTACTGCGACACCTGCGGTCTCGCGCCGGTCGTCTCGGCGAGCGGCATGGTCAACTCCCCGCCCACCGGCATCACCGGAGGCGGCAGGGGCTCACGCGGCTCCGGTTCCAGCAGTTCGCGCGCCTCGCGCTCGTCCGCGCGCTCCTCGCAGTCCCGGCGCTCGGTGTCCGGGCGGCTCTCGCGCGCCCTGTCGGGCAGGACGACGGGCCGTTCGGTGTCGGTGCGCAGCTCCGGCAAGACCGCCGGCTCCTCGGGGCGGGCCCGCCTCGGTGTCGGTCTCGTGCAGGTCCCGGATGTGCCTCGTCCGGACCCCCGCGCGATGGTCCTGGAGACCGCCGAGGTGCCCGAGCGCAAGCGGTTCTGCTCGCGCTCCGACTGCGGGGCGCCGGTCGGGCGGGCGCGCGGTGAGCGGCCGGGGCGCACGGAGGGCTTCTGCACCAAGTGCGGCCACCCGTACTCGTTCGTGCCGAAGCTGCACTCGGGCGACATAGTGCGCGGCCAGTACGAGGTCGTGGGCTGTCTCGCGCACGGCGGCCTGGGCTGGGTCTACCTGGCCATCGACCGGGCGGTGTCGGACCGGTGGGTCGTACTGAAGGGCCTGCTCGACACCGGCGACCAGGACGCGATGGCCGCAGCGATCTCCGAGCGCCGCTTCCTCGCCGAGATCGAGCACTCCAACATCGTCCGCATCTACAACTTCGTCGAGCACCTCGACCAGCACACCGGCTCGCTGGACGGGTACATCGTCATGGAGTACGTCGGCGGCAAGTCCCTCAAGGAGATCGCCAACGACCGCCGCACGCCGGACGGCCGCCGGGACCCGCTCCCGGTCGAGCAGGCGTGCGCGTACGGCATCGAGGCGCTGGAGGCGCTCGGTCACCTCCACAGCCGCAACCTGCTGTACTGCGACTTCAAGGTCGACAACGCGATCCAGACCGAGGACCAGCTCAAGCTGATCGACATGGGCGCGGTGCGCAGGATGGACGACGACGAGTCGGCCATCTACGGCACGGTCGGCTACCAGGCACCCGAAGTCGCCGACGTGGGCCCGTCGGTGGCCTCCGACCTGTACACGGTCGCCCGGACGCTCGCGGTCCTCACCTTCGACTTCCAGGGCTACACGAACGTCTTCGTGGACTCCCTGCCCGACCCCGACAACATCGAGGTCTTCCGCCAGTACGAGTCCTTCTACCGCCTGCTGGTCCGTGCCACCGACCCCGACCCGGCCCGCCGGTTCGCCTCCGCGCAGGAGATGTCGGAGCAGCTGACCGGTGTGCTGCGGGAGGTCGTCTCCCTCCAGACGGGCCGGGCGCGACCCGCCCTGTCCACGATCTTCGGCCCCGAGGTGAAGGTCACGGACACGGAACTGTTCGCGAAGCTGGACAGGGATGTGTCCCGGCTGGGGACGCGGGTGATTCCGGTGGCGAAGGGCCTCCGGCGAGGCACGGTGGCGACCGCCCGGAACGGTGGTTCGGCTTCCGCTCCACCTGCCACGAACGGAGGTTCACCTTCCGCTTCGCTCGTCGGAAGCGGAGGATCGCCTTCCGGTACGCCCGCTCCGCTGACCGGCGGCGCGGCCGTTCCCGTCCGGCTCACCAGGGAGCTCGACACCGCCGCCGCGGCCCTCGCGCTGCCCGTGCCGCGCGTGGACCCGGGAGACCCGAACGCCGGGTTCCTGGCGGGGCTCATGACCTCCGCGCCCACCGAGCTGATCACGGCGCTGCACTCGGCCCCCAGCGGCTCACTGGAGCTGCGGCTGCGCGAGCTGCGGGCCCGGCTGGAGATGGGCGAGTTCACCATCGCCCTGGCCACCCTGGACGCCCTGGAGCGGGACCACCCCGACGACTGGCGGGTGGTCTGGTACCGGGGCGTGACCGCGCTCGCCACAGGCGACCACGAGAACGCCGCGCTGTCCTTCGACGCGATCTACGACGCCTTCCCGGGCGAGCCCGCCCCCAAGCTGGCCCTCGGTCTGTGCGCCGAGGTGCTCGGGCAGCTGGACAACGCCGCCGAGTACTACCGCCTGGTGTGGACGACCGACCCCAGCTTCGTCAGCACCGCGTTCGGGCTCGCCCGGGTCCGGCTGACCGCCGGGGACCGGCAGAACGCCGTGCACACCCTGGAGTCCGTACCGGAGGCGTCCATCCACTACACCGCCGCCCGGGTCGCCGCCGTACGGGCGCGGCTCAGACACCGTACGGAGGCGACGCTCGGGTCCGGGGCCGTGCTTCCCGGGGCCGTGTCGCCCGGAGCCGCTCCGTCCGGGAGCGTGCCGGACACGCCGTTCCTGGACGACCTGACGGCGGCCGCCGGGCAGGTCGAGGCGCTCGGCGGGTACGGTCTTGACGCGGTGCGCCGCGAGCAGTTGTCCACAGAGGTCCTTGGCTGCGCCCTGGACTGGGTACTCTCCGGGGGCCAGGGTGCCGCGCCCCCGGCCGGCGGTCGGGTGCTGCTCGGCAGCGCGCTGGACGAGCGCGGCCTCCGCTTCGGACTGGAGCGGTCGTACCGCACACTGGCCCGGCTCGCCCAAGGCGGCGAGGAGAGGATCGACCTGGTGGAACGTGCCAACCGTTACCGCCCCCGGACGTGGGTGTAG
- a CDS encoding glutamate ABC transporter substrate-binding protein produces the protein MNAVRRLRAGLRGWGGVGAMAVLCALAVVFALVLPVSGTRGDGVTGNGGQGVTRGTQARADDCKKKGDPQNRSLSPSSDQSGKTIQRIRDKDYITVGVDQNSFRWGYRDPNSTNDDAQLEGFDIDIVHRIAKEILGNPDKVRLKAIPTNQRITALQKGTVDMVVRTMTISCDRMAEVAFSQPYFKTGQQVLAPRSSTIKGYGKTLADKRICTAATSTALSALTAGKDSGQVPASTDISLQVPNQLDCLVRLQLGEVDAVVTDGALAASQAAQDPTVDLKGEPFTTEYYGVAMNLEADDLVRRVNQVLVDYLKDGWQDSYTTWLSATMVGNAEKSRPPSPQQYRD, from the coding sequence ATGAATGCGGTACGACGCCTGCGGGCCGGTCTCAGGGGCTGGGGCGGCGTGGGCGCGATGGCGGTCCTCTGCGCCCTGGCCGTGGTCTTCGCCCTGGTGCTGCCGGTGAGCGGGACACGCGGCGACGGCGTCACGGGCAACGGGGGCCAGGGGGTCACCCGGGGAACGCAGGCGCGGGCGGACGACTGCAAGAAGAAGGGCGACCCGCAGAACCGGAGCCTCAGCCCCTCCTCGGACCAGTCCGGCAAGACGATTCAGCGGATCAGGGACAAGGACTACATCACGGTCGGCGTCGACCAGAACAGCTTCCGCTGGGGCTACCGCGACCCGAACAGCACGAACGACGACGCCCAACTGGAGGGCTTCGACATCGACATCGTGCACCGCATCGCCAAAGAGATACTCGGCAACCCGGACAAGGTGCGCCTCAAAGCGATTCCCACGAACCAGCGCATCACCGCCCTCCAGAAGGGGACCGTCGACATGGTGGTCCGCACCATGACGATCAGCTGCGATCGCATGGCGGAAGTCGCCTTCTCCCAGCCGTACTTCAAAACCGGGCAGCAGGTCCTGGCCCCCAGGTCCTCGACGATCAAGGGCTACGGCAAGACACTGGCGGACAAGAGGATCTGCACGGCGGCCACGTCCACGGCCCTGTCCGCCCTTACAGCCGGCAAGGACTCGGGCCAGGTACCCGCCTCCACCGACATATCCCTGCAGGTCCCCAACCAACTCGACTGCCTGGTAAGGCTCCAGCTCGGCGAGGTCGACGCCGTGGTCACCGACGGCGCCCTCGCCGCGAGCCAGGCGGCGCAGGACCCGACGGTCGATCTGAAGGGTGAGCCGTTCACCACCGAGTACTACGGCGTGGCGATGAACCTGGAGGCGGATGATCTGGTACGCCGGGTCAACCAGGTACTGGTGGACTATCTCAAGGACGGCTGGCAGGACTCGTACACCACCTGGCTGTCCGCCACGATGGTGGGGAACGCGGAGAAGTCCCGGCCGCCCTCCCCCCAGCAGTACCGCGACTGA
- a CDS encoding N-acetylglucosamine kinase, which yields MLAVDAGNSKTDVAVIAPDGEVLGAARGGGFQPPAVGVTPAVDGLAEVVRQAFAEAGVGSVDHVSACLANADFPVEEERLAAALRTRAWGTTVEVRNDTFAILRAGVAEPRGVAVVCGAGVNCVGMRPDGRTARFPALGRISGDWGGGWGLAEEAMWHASRAEDGRGGPTALATALPAHFGLDSVYALVEALHLEHIPAIRRHELTPVLFATATAGDPVARSLVDRMAEEVVAMATVALTRLDLLGEETPVLLGGGVLAARHPLLDARVREALAAAAPKAVPRVVTAAPVLGAALLGLDHLGAPKTVHARVRAYYEGG from the coding sequence GTGCTCGCCGTCGACGCGGGCAACAGCAAGACCGACGTCGCCGTGATCGCGCCGGACGGGGAGGTACTCGGCGCGGCGCGCGGCGGCGGGTTCCAGCCGCCGGCCGTGGGCGTGACGCCGGCGGTCGACGGCCTCGCGGAGGTCGTACGGCAGGCTTTCGCCGAAGCCGGGGTCGGCTCGGTCGACCATGTCTCGGCCTGTCTCGCCAACGCCGACTTCCCCGTGGAGGAGGAGCGGCTGGCGGCGGCGCTGCGCACGCGCGCGTGGGGCACGACCGTCGAGGTCCGCAACGACACCTTCGCCATTCTGCGGGCCGGCGTGGCCGAACCGCGGGGCGTGGCCGTGGTGTGCGGAGCCGGCGTGAACTGCGTCGGGATGCGCCCCGACGGCCGTACCGCCCGTTTCCCGGCGCTCGGCCGCATCTCCGGGGACTGGGGCGGCGGCTGGGGCCTCGCCGAGGAGGCGATGTGGCACGCGTCGCGCGCGGAGGACGGCCGGGGCGGCCCCACGGCCCTCGCCACCGCGCTGCCCGCGCACTTCGGCCTGGACTCCGTGTACGCCCTGGTCGAGGCCCTGCACCTGGAGCACATCCCGGCGATCCGCCGCCACGAACTCACCCCGGTCCTCTTCGCCACGGCGACCGCCGGCGACCCCGTGGCCCGTTCCCTGGTGGACCGCATGGCCGAGGAGGTGGTGGCCATGGCGACGGTCGCCCTGACCCGCCTCGACCTCCTCGGGGAGGAGACCCCCGTCCTCCTCGGCGGCGGTGTCCTCGCCGCCCGGCATCCCCTCCTGGACGCCCGGGTCCGCGAGGCGCTGGCGGCCGCCGCGCCCAAGGCCGTCCCCCGGGTGGTCACGGCCGCTCCGGTGCTGGGCGCGGCGCTGCTCGGGCTCGACCACTTGGGGGCGCCGAAAACCGTGCACGCGCGCGTGCGGGCGTATTACGAAGGAGGGTGA
- a CDS encoding 6-phospho-beta-glucosidase, which produces MKLTVVGGGSTYTPELVDGFARLRDTLPIEELVLVDPAADRLELVGGLARRIFARQGHPGRIVTTGDLDRGVEDADAVLLQLRIGGQAAREQDETWPLECGCVGQETTGAGGLAKALRTVPVVLDIAERVRRTNPDAWIIDFTNPVGIVTRALLRAGHKAVGLCNVAIGLQRKFAAHLGVTPAEVHLDHVGLNHLTWETGVRLGGPSGEDVLPTLLAGHGGTIAADLRLPRPVLDRLGVVPSYYLRYYYAHDEVVRELATKPSRAAEVAAMERQLLEMYADPALDEKPALLARRGGAFYSEAAVDLAASLLGDGGSPYQVVNTLNHGTLPFLPADAVIEVQAAVGRQGAAPLPVPAVDPLYAGLMANVTAYEDLALDAALRGGRDRVFRALLSHPLIGQYEYAEALTDRLLAHNREHLAWA; this is translated from the coding sequence GTGAAGCTCACCGTGGTCGGCGGAGGGTCGACCTACACACCCGAACTCGTCGACGGGTTCGCCCGGCTCAGGGACACGCTGCCGATCGAGGAGCTGGTGCTCGTCGACCCGGCCGCCGACCGGCTGGAGCTGGTCGGCGGCCTGGCCCGGCGGATCTTCGCCCGCCAGGGGCACCCCGGGCGGATCGTCACCACCGGCGATCTGGACCGGGGCGTCGAGGACGCCGACGCCGTCCTCCTCCAGCTCCGCATCGGCGGCCAGGCCGCTCGTGAGCAGGACGAGACCTGGCCGCTGGAGTGCGGCTGCGTGGGCCAGGAGACCACCGGCGCGGGCGGCCTGGCGAAGGCGCTGCGCACGGTCCCGGTCGTCCTGGACATCGCCGAACGGGTCCGCCGTACCAACCCCGACGCCTGGATCATCGACTTCACCAACCCGGTGGGGATCGTGACCCGCGCCCTGCTCCGGGCCGGCCACAAGGCGGTCGGCCTGTGCAACGTGGCGATCGGCCTGCAACGGAAGTTCGCCGCGCACCTGGGGGTGACCCCGGCCGAGGTCCACCTCGACCACGTGGGCCTCAACCACCTCACCTGGGAGACCGGCGTCCGCCTCGGCGGCCCCTCGGGCGAGGACGTCCTGCCGACGCTGCTGGCCGGCCACGGCGGCACCATCGCCGCGGACCTGCGTCTGCCCCGCCCTGTCCTGGACCGTCTGGGCGTGGTCCCCTCCTACTACCTGCGCTACTACTACGCCCACGACGAGGTCGTACGGGAGCTGGCGACCAAGCCCTCGCGGGCCGCCGAAGTGGCCGCGATGGAACGGCAGTTGCTGGAGATGTACGCCGACCCGGCGCTCGACGAGAAGCCCGCGCTGCTCGCCAGGCGGGGCGGGGCCTTCTACTCGGAGGCGGCCGTGGACCTGGCCGCGTCGCTCCTGGGCGACGGGGGCAGCCCGTACCAGGTGGTGAACACCCTCAACCACGGCACGCTGCCCTTCCTGCCCGCCGACGCGGTGATCGAGGTGCAGGCCGCCGTGGGCAGGCAGGGGGCGGCACCGCTGCCGGTGCCGGCCGTGGACCCGCTGTACGCGGGCCTGATGGCGAACGTGACCGCGTACGAGGACCTGGCCCTGGACGCGGCCCTGCGCGGCGGCCGGGACCGGGTCTTCCGGGCGCTGCTCTCCCATCCCCTGATCGGGCAGTACGAGTACGCCGAGGCCCTCACCGACCGGCTGCTCGCACACAACCGGGAGCACCTCGCGTGGGCGTGA